Sequence from the Verrucomicrobiia bacterium genome:
GGGATTGCAGTTCGCGGACGAGATCCGGCTCGCGCAACTGCGGCAGCCAGTTGACGCGCAGGGTGAAGTGATAATTCACGGCGCACATCTGCCGCGCGCCCCACGCCGACAAGCGCAACACCACCGGCCCGCTCAGTCCCCAATGCGTCACCAGCAGGGGGCCGCGTTCGCACAGGCCCAGATCGGGCGCGGCCACTTCGGCTTCGGCCACGCTCACGCCCGCCAACGCGCGCAGCCACGGTGCTTCAATTTGAAACGTGAACAACGAGGGCACCGGCGGAACGAGCGTGTGTCCGAGGGAAACGGCCAGCTGGCCAAGCGCCGCAGAACGGCAACCACCGATGGCCAGCAACACGCGCTCGCAGCTAAGGATTTCGCCGCTGCCGAGAACAACACTGAACCCGCCCGCCGGCTCGCGCCGCACCTGGTCCACACCCGAGTTCAACCGCAGCTTCACACCGGCCGTCTGCGCGGCGTGCATCAGGCAATCGATGATGGTCTGCGAAGAATCCGTGGTGGGAAACATCCGTCCATCCGGCTCCGCTTTGAGCGGAACACCGCGCGCCTCGAACCATGCGACCGTGTCGCGGGCCTGGAAGCGATGGAAGGGCCCGATCAATTCCCGGTCGCCACGGGGATAACGCCGGGTGAATTCGCGCGGCTCGAAGCAGGCGTGCGTCACGT
This genomic interval carries:
- a CDS encoding NAD(P)/FAD-dependent oxidoreductase, whose product is MPNVVVVGGGAAGFFAAITAAEAGARVTLLERGPQFLSKVRISGGGRCNVTHACFEPREFTRRYPRGDRELIGPFHRFQARDTVAWFEARGVPLKAEPDGRMFPTTDSSQTIIDCLMHAAQTAGVKLRLNSGVDQVRREPAGGFSVVLGSGEILSCERVLLAIGGCRSAALGQLAVSLGHTLVPPVPSLFTFQIEAPWLRALAGVSVAEAEVAAPDLGLCERGPLLVTHWGLSGPVVLRLSAWGARQMCAVNYHFTLRVNWLPQLREPDLVRELQSRRAEQGARLVTNAPLAPLTARLWGALVEQAGLGPTARWASLTRTQHQQLVRQLTSTAFSVTGKSLNKDEFVTCGGVRLNEVNFKTMESRICPGLHFAGELLDIDGITGGFNFQAAWTTGWLAGTAMAAG